A stretch of DNA from Ctenopharyngodon idella isolate HZGC_01 chromosome 6, HZGC01, whole genome shotgun sequence:
GGTAATAACGAACATGTTTCTTTTCATCAACCACCCAGGACTTTATTTTACACATGATGTCCTGCAAGgagagaaaacattaaaaaaaaaaaagtcagtgaaTGTCTCTACAGGCTTTCTGTTAAAGTACAAAGTAGGAAGAAGGTTTCAATTCTGCAGTGGTCAGATGCATACTGGGATATATAGTTCACTCACATATTCAGGTTTGAGTTTTTTGTCTCCACCCCTGACTGCGGTTTTCTCCAGCTTATCTATGATTGGCCCAATCATCTCTTCATCCTTCATCCTCAGCTCTTCATGAATAATCTCAATATCTCTCACTGGGTCAACACAACCCTCAACATGGATAATATCTTCATCCTCAAAAGCTCCTACAcagaaacaaatatataaatacaaatatatggaACAAAATATCAGGTTTCCCAGACATTTTGGCCAATGAATTTCCACACAACTTCCACAATATTTCCAGATTTATCCAGGATACATCTATTTGTATGTCAGATAATCATCATGCTGTAAATTTAAATTGAATGTTTTCCTAAATCCATGTGTTTTTCATCTCTAGATATCACAATTTTTAGGTTTTTAACCTAAACATATTGTTGAATTCTGTCTTTCTCACTCACGCACACATTTATTTGCAACTACATGGTAACTTACAGATGAAGAAtttcataaaatacaaaaattatctTCAAAAAAAGCGGTCTGAAATGGCATTCTACTTACGCGTCATGTGAAAGATGGAATCACAGGCACTGATGTGGGAGAGGAAGGCGTTACCCAAACCCTGGCCTGCGTGAGCCCCTTTTACTAAGCCAGCAATATCCACCACATTCAGAAATGCTGGAACCTTACTGGAGGGAAAGGTAAAAGAGAAGTTAAGATCATGTCACTGATGACTAGGAGCAGAAAGTGCTGATAATTGTATTATGTGTTATGCAGACATGCAGTGAGCACCTGGCTGGTTTATGGTACTGGCAGAGGAAGTCAAAGCGCTCATCTGGAATGGGCACACGACTCTCATTCGGGTCGATGGTGCAAAAGGGAAAATTCTCAGCCGCTGCTTGACTCTTTGTCAGAACATTGAAGAACGTCGACTTTCTGAAATCACAAACAAATTAATGGAGATAAAGGATGAGAACAAGGATCACTGACATTTTGTAATGCATaacaaatgcacaaatatttgatatatatacactgctgAGTCCAAAATGTCTAGAATGTACTACAGGATGATGTCATTCTCATAATGGACCAAGATCACGAGTCATCATCCTTCTAATGACTTCACACAATATAGCAGGACAGGTTtgcattaagcagcacaaattaAAAACTGTGCCAAGCATTCACACTTTATCAGTCTGACACTATTCCTTCAGCGATGTCAAAATAGAGATATAGCACACATGCATAAAGCCAAAATGCCAGCTTGAAGTAACACGTACCCTACATTTGGTAACCCAACAATTCCAATTTTCAAGGAAGTCCCGAAACGTCCAATCAGGGGGGGTTGCTTTGGTCCATCTCCACCCTTCTTTGGAGGCATCTGTGGAGAAAAATAATCATACCCACTTTCAAGttaatgcattacataatcaacTGAGCAACACAACCAGTCACGCAGCTACCACACCTTTTTAGGAGCCATGGTAAAATGTTATCAGTACTCTCTTGCAATATTACGAATGGAgtatattttgcataattaaGATGCGGTAGAAGCCACGCAACGTGTAACTTCTTCGCCTGGCTAACTGCAGTAACCAGTTGTCATTTCACGACAGTGAAACTAATGGCACCAGGATCCCAAAATAGCCCCCGCATTGAGTGTAAACTGACCGGCCTTATTCACAGTAAGAGAGGCTAAATATATGCCACTCCCTGGACAAGTAAGAGAAGGCATATATCATTTCACTGCTTATAAATCCCTGCATCACAGCCAAGTGACAGCCGGGTTAGTGGAGTTAGGGGTGCTTCATTACTCGATAGGAAGCCAACGGAGAGACACATGTGCCTCCAGAGCATCAATACCCCCATTCCCAATTCATTACTATGTGTAGCAGGTTAGCATGCCGGTCATACGAAGGGGACAATATGCAATAAAAACAgacaatttaaacaaaaatagcaCGTCTAAGCGatgcatatataaatatgataaagcCTGCGCTTACATCACCTTGATATCACACTATGTCTGTAAGCAGATGGACAATTTCGTTGTGCTCAAATGAACACACGTTGCTACACACTTCGGCTGATGAAACGCAAAGAATGTGCATACCGGAAGAGTTCTGAATCCTCACATTGTGATTGGTCGAAGCCAGTTACGATATAATGACGTTAGGGTATGACGAAAACACATTTTGTGCTGTATATCTCATCATTACAAAGATCTTAAAGCACTTAAAACAATAAACTTGTTTcaaatctttaatttatttcattaaagtttttttctgttttcttttttttttttttttttttttatttatatatgtatgtatgcatagACTATATGAAACGTATATgtataatgatgctttgccgtTATTATCATTTCATTGTAAGTAACGtttacatttttgatatgtACTTGTATTTTTGATACcttggcatttaaaaaaaaaaagtaaaaaaaaaaataaaataataatcattacaAAGAAGATTAAGGACATTTCATTTACGATATTGCACAATTTTTACCCTGCTAAGCACTTTCTAAGTTTAATCAAGGCATGGATGTAaacgtttttgttttgtttattgcaACCGGAAATTGTACCTCATATTTTCCAACATTGTCAATATATAAAGAGGTTATGGAGATAGAAACTTGTTATTTATAGTACAGGGAGTACAAACAAAGCTGTTAAtactgctttttaaaacatttttaagctttactattatttattattattttgtatttattttatatgctatatatttatacaccCTTGGCAGTTTTGCTATAATTGTTgtccaaacattttttttttttttgtgcttttttctcaTGAacctacattaaaaataaaggtatatgtacacacacacacacacacacacacacacacacacacacacacacattgggtttccatgttttatggggacattccatagacataatgatttttaatctGTACAAATTGTATATTGTAACCCCTAACCcaacacagaaaactttctgcaatttttgcattttcaaaaaacatcatttagtatgatttataagctgtttttctcatggggaccaaaaatgtcccaacaaggTCAAAAATTAGATTGTATTACTATCTTTGTGGGAACATTTAGTCCTCATAATATAGGGCTTAACAGGACcacacgcatgcacacacacacacacacacacacacacacacacaagaatgTTTTTTTAGGATCTAACACTCTCTTGGTCTGTCTTGACTATCAAAGTAGTTTTTCTTTTAGGCTGAAACATTGCCCTTTAAACATATGAAtcttgctatgcagttgccatTTAATAGGTACAGCTCATGATATTGTTTTTGACTTTAATGTATGAACAATATTACAGAAATTAGACAATTTATGACTGCAACATCAAAATAATGACTGTCCTCCTGCTTTCTAATGTCATTTCACATATCTAGATATAAAGTTATGACATACTTTGTCACAGAAACATAAATGCCATCACTTGTATAGATTCACaccagcaaaacaaaaatatacaattaGGGAGATTGCACGCTTCAGTAAACATGAAGGTACTTAAACAGTTCTGTAGATTGAAAATGAAGTGACCCATTGTAAATTCCAGAGATTGTCCTGATTTTCTCCTTAGCTAGCTCTCAAAACATAACTGTGTAAGATCATTTTTAGGTTTGTAAACATGGCTTGTATTGCTTTGCTACAAGGCCATATAGTCTTGTCATCAAGACCAGGATCAAGTAACACAAAGCATACAATTAAAATCCCAGtcagaaatgtttttgcagCACTAGTGTTGACagcatatttcatatttcagtgTTTCAGTTACCATTTCATCATAATTAATGTAACTATAATAATTAGTGCAGACTCACATTTCTACAAATGTGTCATTTGCTTTGTTTCAAAACcttctaaggcagcatccatgAACCCCCTAAATGACTAATTAAAGACGCAGCAACTCAAATAGGGTTCTGCATAGGAGACTCAACTTGCAATAGATTAAAACAGTGTTTAACTTCTGCATAtaatctaataaaaataatacctaTAAATACATAGCACTCACAAATACaggataaaataattaatttttaattcatcTTGGACTTATTTTTTCACTGAGCTTGTAATAGTGCCTTCTGGGATTGCCTTTCCACAAAGAACACATTTAATgccttcttaaagggatagttcacccaaaaatgaaaattctgtcatcatttactcaccttcaagttgttccaaacctgtataaatttctttgttctgctgaacacaaaggaagatatttggaagaatgtatgtaaccaaacagatcctATTgtctaccatagtatttttttccctactatggtagtcaatggggggcaagatctgtttggttacaaacattcttccaaatatcttcctttgtgttcagcagaacaaagaaatttatacaggtttggaacaacttgagggggagtaaatgatgacagaattaaaatttttaagtgaactatctctttaaactGGGCTAAAATGAGGCAGCATTACCACGTTGCTCacctatgatgccttaaaatgcagCTCATTAGGCTTTGAAACagagcaggtgtgtgtgtaGTTCAAAGGCCGTTGAATGTGCATATATGAGATTAAGAGTTCTCTGCTCTTTGCATGCCATGCATAGTAATCCAAGAAGTACAACACATACTGATACATAAATCAGTCTATTTAGCTCTTGCTTCAGCTTGTGTGACACCACAAAGTGAAGATTCACTGAGCACATCACCCCTATGAAGCGATATCACAGGGTGCTGGAAGCAATACAGATTTGTCACATGTAGCAAGACAACGTTTATCTGAAGCCATGTCCTGAAAGCAAGGCCACACCTTTCTGTCTTTGGCCACACCCACATACAGGAGCCAATGATCCCACTGCCAGAACACATGTAGGTCAAAGGAAGGATTCACCCACAGGTCCAGTGAGAGATTCAGAAGATCCACTAAGAAGaaagtggggggggggggggacagttaaaagaggaaaaaaagaacagGGATAGGTCAAAAGGAAGATTTAGGTGAAGTGTGTTATTTTTGCGAATTTGaatgggacctattatgccctttttcaaagtcttgattttggggtctactagaataggttttcatgcttgaatattcaaaaacacattattcttcacatattttacattgttgcagcacctctcttcacagtctgtcagtaacactctggCCACATCCGAAAACgtaatgtaaattctgtcatcatttactcacccccaagttgttccaaacctgtatgaatttctttcttctgctgaacacaaaagaaaatattttgaacaatgtcagtaaccaaacagttgatgggccccatttccttccattgtaattttttccatactatgaaagtcaatggggtccatcaactgtttctttaaaatcttcttttgtgttcagcagaagaaagaaattcatacaggtttggaacaacttgagggtgagtaaatgatgacagaatttacatttttgggtgaactatccctttaagaatctTGCCGGAAGtggtaggtcatctgggtactttttacCTACTCTtttgagtactgtgaattcggacatacttcttttgtcacatactgtttatTATACTATATAATAGGGAAGTATGTGAGTATGTGCAGCCTTTGTTTAGTTCCTCTCTATGAAGCCCTTCCTTCCAAAAAGcataatgtgctctgattggtcggctggaccagtgtgttgtaaTCGGTCAAccattttgaatgtgttttggaaatgtcatgCCCTTTACCATAATTACCgcaagtttcaacacactactaacgcaactcaacAAGGCCTCACCCCTTTTTTTGGGTATGCCtcggcgggaattatttaaatgaggaatattgtgtaCATTCAAGAAAATTCAAGACTACAGTCAAGGCGTTTCaaagagttcagaaacagtgcttactgcTTACTGATTTAGAGAATAAAGGCCAGTTCACATCAacaacgataactataaagataactatattagtgtccacaccactgtttattttaagcatgctgcagttttgtcatctgctgctttaaatgctcaagctctttaaagcaggatggattctgattggctgtccatatttttatcgttcatcaattggaaaacaaaatgttctaaaagtgattccaacgatattgtttctctgtgccattatcgttatagctgtggtgtggactctgctattcttttacatttagaacgAATTTTGGAACTATATCTTTATGATATAGTTACCGCCTAAAATTACTGAAATTATTGATACCgcctaaaattattattatttttttttaataaccaaatataaaattttaacataCACATACTCACCCTCTATTGCGAACAATATCCTGAACGCACTGATCTTTGTGGTATCTCACAAACTGTGTACAGGTCAGTCGTATTTCCTCAGGAACAGCAGCAGACTCAAGGTTTTCATCCTGACCAAAACCACACAGAGTAGCCAgcctacaaacacacaaagaaGCTGCTGaaactacatccaaaataaacaaataataaattaataacacAAACACGGCTGATTCAcctctttttgaatggaagaataATCAGGTGCTCGTCCAACCCAAAAATTCCAAAGGAAACAAAACCCTTATGGAGACAAAgcatatgtttaatttttatagcAACTCTTCTCATGTAtctagtagtgttgtcaaaagtaccgactttgataccaaattttgaaattttaaaaatgtgatgctttaagcgctgttgagcagattcgtgaacacctctgattggccattgtgttgacgcatTCATCAGATATGtatgtgattggctacaatgatcaacgcacaggagcgtttgaaagcaagtgtttgaattgaaagcgttttgaaagcggaAGCATTgaaaagcaggcatctatcaggtccactgatagacgcctgctttcaaacgctaccatgtgtatctgtgaagagtgtcattgatgtctatttacaacatgtttatgaagcgttgatcattgtagccaatcatatCTGATGAACACGTGAACACAATAGcaaatcagaggtgtttacgaatccgctcaacagcgctcaaagcatcacatttttaaaatttcagtaccgactaggTACTGAtcttggtacttttgacaactctagtatCTAGATGTTCTAAGTTTGCACTTTGAAGTGAGAGTTGTGTGACTGTGCTCACCTGTCCATAATTGGCTACAGCACAAAAAAACTGCAGCTCGAGGTAAAGCCGCCCTGGATCTGCATTGAACAACCACCACAGGCAGCTGGACAGGTTCTGAAATAAACAGTCCCAAATGTAAAAGAGATAATTTGACGTTGGAGGATGTTGAGAATAGTGTAATtacaatgtataatttacaatgCTTCATGTGGCTTACTtcattatgtgtgtatatatgcatgTGTTTATGAGAGAGTGTATGTCTTTCTCATAGAGTATGTGGAGTGGACATACAGCCAGCATGCTGACAATGAGAAGCAGGCAGAGGAGCACATGTCGAGCTATCTGCCTCTCCTCCTGCACACGTCTGGAGCTTGACGCCTCGCTCAGGAAAATCCCTATAACAGAAACACGCTCTCTTTTACTCCCTGATGAAACTTGGCAATCAAATGGTATTTAATGACTTGATAAGCAtaagaatgaaataaaaaaaacatttcaaccTGCTGAAGGCACTGACGATTCATTAAGATGTCCGACTATCATATCTGGCATGGGTTCACAAACATCTGTCAACAAAGGAGAAGTTACACTACATGCACATTCTAGAAATATATTCAGCATTGGAAAATCACTTGGTTTTATAGTCTCCATACCAAATAAGAGAGGTtgtaaaagggatagttcactcaaaaattaaaattgtcataatttactcctccttatgtttttccaaacttgtatgtgtgtatgggaacacaaaagaagatttttgaCCATACAACGACAGTGTTGTTTTGAACCCCTTTTATTATACTAACAAaaacttttagtttttcaaataaattcttaaaaataGATTTTGTGTCCTGCACAAGAAAGTcagacaggtttggaataagtaaaaagggtgagtaaaagatgagAATTCACTCAAAACTCTTATGcttcaaaacgttcataaagagattataacagaaattcatatgaatcaagcgggttaatccaagtcttctgaagagacatgatcgcttCACCATATCTGAGTGCTCTATCTGTgcatgtttgctgatcaatgttcacatgtgaataaaagcctaaattaaatctgttcatcatataaagtgatcgtgtctctttagaagacttggattaaatcacttgattcatatggatttattttatgctctctttatgaacgttttgaagtgtcagttttggAAATCTctcagaattaataaaaaacttcttcatttgtgttccgaagatgaacgaaagtcttacgggtttggaaagacatgagagtgagtgacGACAGAATTTCTATTTTTTGTGAATTAGTTGCTTTGCATCTTCTAGTTGTTCTCCAACACTGAATAAATGTACGTAAATAATCTATATATAATGTACAAGCTACCTGTGTTGGTGTAGGTTTGATCTAGCTCAGATGAGTTCTGGTTCTCTGGCTGGGGGTGTCTCACATCTTCTGCTGTGCCTGTCATGGGGTTTTGATCTAGGGCCTGATAGTTCTGCTCCTCTTGGGCCCCTCGGCTCAAACTCATCAAAGACAGACCACCCAGAATGATGCTGCAGCCCAGAACTACCACAGTACACACAATCTGAGGAGAAAAGAACAGTTGGTGGGGGGAACAGAGACAAATTGTGTTATGATGTTTTGTATAAACGCAGTAAAAAATCCCAACCTACCTGCCCCTTGCCGTAAAAGAAGGCGGAGTCTATGTTGTCACTCATTCTCTGTCCTATCATGAGCAGCCCGCCCACAATCAGAAAGGGAATTCTAAGATAACAAAATTAAGGTGATTTCTCCAATAAATCTGGAATTCTGCTGTATTAATTGCTGTcagtttttcatttcatttagaaaataaaaaaattgaaaggATTTATATAGGGAATAATAAACACACTAGcatgcatgcatacacacacacgcatatataCTCACCCCCATCCAAAGATGATGAAAACTATGGGTTTCACTTTCAAGTTTTCATTTCTGCCCAATAAAGTAAGAGCGAACGCCAAAAGACCTATAACACAATATCTACACAACTGCTAAACACCGCTACAACTGCACAACACAAAGGAGATGTATCACAACCTAAAATCACACAATGAAAATAATCCTTATCCATCAAGTATTGTTTACTGTGAATAAGTGTTTGATGATTTCTTACCTGTCCACATGTAGGTGCTGTAAAGAGACCCATAAAGTAATGTAAAGGTGAGAATTTGGCCAAACACTTTCCCCTGCTTTGGCACAAACTTCCACACGATCATCGACACACATGCTAGGAGCTGCATAAGAGACAAAATAAACATAGCgtgctttaataaataaatcaagaaaatatatttttacattttttgaggaaaatatatGTTGAAACAACTTGTTTGTTGGGGACAGTTGTATAAACATAGCCATTATGTTAATACTgtgtcttaaaggggacctataatgccccttttacaagatgtattATAAGTCtatggtgtccccagaatgtgtctgtgaagttcaGCTCAAAAtgccccacagatcatttattataccatgttatAAATGCCTATTTTTgaatggaaggaaaaacatgctgtttttgtggatgtatctttaaatgcaaattagctgctACTCCCcaccccgctttccagaagagggtggagcctgTACAACTCTTGCCTTtagatactctgccaaaaatgaacaaaacatctgtttggttttgattatcatctctatcgtgGCCACACTCACGTGACATTGcaggttttctgagcgcacacatccgaagcacgcgcacagaaagctggctgtcagacggcacttcctgtgagtattaaactgatttctcttacatgtcttattgcacttaaactgtgtttttgacataaccttgggCGTATTTGACAAAGTTCAAAAGTGTGTGGAGATAAACATGGTGGATAGGAACTAGTACGAACAACTAGCAGTTAGTCTTACTTTTCTGTATCAAATCAGACCAATCTACGTTTTTATGTTACTGACTTAAAGTTATGAAcagtctgaaagaaaaaaatgtatgcaacCAGCCCCTGAGCGCATTTTATTGTGTCACTTGCAGAGATAAGAGGTTTTGAAAAAGTaccacaaattaaataaataaagagagaGGTAAAGAAACAGGGAGAGAAAAAAGCAAGTGAGTTAAAGTATTATGTATACGTGTGCCTTTGTGCAAGATTATGTACCTGTGCTAAGAACAGATTTGTGGCAAACATATGTGGCAGCCTCTTAAACTTCTTACTAAGTAGCATGACAGCAAGGGTCCAAacctgcaacacacacacacacacacacacacatattttggTAATCCAGATTCTGTAACTCATTGTTTCTGGGATCAGATATTTCATCTCTGTTTAATGTAGAAGCTTTGATTTTTAATCCTCTTAAAATTCTTATGTATGTTCTCTATGGTTACACATGCATATAAAGCCAAGTTTTAAAGAACAGTACAGAATAAAATCAGAAATTAaccaaaagaaaagaacagaaagaGAATAACAAGAATAAAATCGAATAGAATAGACAGAAGCGACCAGAACAGAATAATAATAGAACAGAATagtgaatagaatagaatagaatcaGAAATTAACCAAATGAGACAGAAAACGACCTGAATAGAATAGACAAAAGTGAACCAGAAGAGACAGAAAAGAACCtgaatagaacagaatatacAGAAGTGAACAGAagagaatagaatagaatcaGAAATTAACCATAATAGATTAAAGAAAAGAGATCCTGAATAGAtttgaacagaacagaacaaaattGAATAGACAGAATAGACAATATAATAATTGAGTAGAAAAGAATCAAAAGTGAACCAGGTGAGTCAGGAGGACAGAAGAGAAccttagaatagaatagaatagaatagaatagaatagaatagaatagaatagacaAAAGAAGTGAACACACACCAGACCTGAATAGAATTGATCAGAACAGAACAAAGTTGAATAGACAGAATAGACAATATAATAATTGAGTAGAAAAGAATCAAAAGTGAACCAGGTGTGTCAGGAGGACAGAAGAGAAccttagaatagaatagaatagaatagaatagaatagaatagacaAAAGAAGTGAACACACACCAGACCTGAATAAAATTGATCAGAACAGAACAAAGTTGAATAGACAGAATAGACAATATAACAACAGAATAGAGTAGAATTAAAAGTGAAACACACAAGACAGGGGGAGAGGAAAGAGCCtttaatagaatagaatagaatagaatagaatagaatagaatagaaagtGAAACACACAAGACAGGGGATAGGAAAGAGCCTttaatagaatagaacagaatagacaAAAGAAGTGAACACACACCAGACCTGAATAGAattgaacagaacagaacaaaattGAATAGAAATGACAATAGAATAGAAAGTGAACCGCACAAGACAGGGGGACAGGAGAAACctaaatagaatagaatagaaattgAACCACACAAGACAGGGGGGACAGGAGAGAACcttaatagaatagaatagaatagaatagattaaaatagaatataatCAAAAGTGAACCACACAAGACAGGGGGACAGAAAAAAGCCtttaatagaatagaatagaatagaatagacaCAAGAAGTGAACACACACCAGACCTGAATAGAACTGAACAGAACAAAATTGAATAGACGGAAATgacaatagaatagaatagaatagaatagaatagaatagaatagaatagaatcaAAAGTGAACCACACAAGACAGGGGGACAGGAGAGAACCttaatagaacagaacagaacagcatagaatagaatagaatagaatagaatagaatagaatagaatagaaacagaaacaaaagtGAACCACACAAGACAGGGGGACAGAAGAGAACctttagaatagaatagaatagaatagaatagaatagaatagaaattgAACCACACAAGACGGGGGCAGGAGAAAACcttaatagaatagaatagaatagaatagaatagaatagaatagaatagaatgtgAACCACACAAGACAGGGGGACAGGAGAGAACctttagaatagaatagaatagaatagaatagaatagaatagaatagaaattgAACCACACAAGACAGGGGCAGGAGAGAACcttaatagaatagaatagaatagaatagaatagaatagaatgtgAACCACACAAGACAGGGGGACAGGAAAGAGCCTTTaatagaagagaagagaagagaagagaagagatctAACTGAATAAGTCTTTATTTTCTCACTTCTAATCCACTGTAAGCAAATGGCATGTGTTCTTAAACACATCaacccacacacactcaccagGGCTATTAGGCTGACAATGCTGATGTTAAAGCTCACGTCCTGTAGCTCTGCCACCAGGGATGTGGCCTCCATCCATGGAATCGTCAGTAACCATGCCAAAACATACATGATGGGCGCTGACAGGAAGGTGCTAATAACCATTCCAGAGGTCACCTACCACACACAAAACTTTTGTACTGATCCGTGTTGACTAAATGTTTAATAGCAATGATTGAGTCTGGGTGACATTTACAGAAATTCATTTATAGCTTACCACCTCCAGCTCCATGTTGTACTGGGCAGCATAAATGGCCACGCTGGGAGCAGTGGGGAAGACTCCGTAAAGGAAAGCATAATCAGACAGGCTAGAGTGATTCACAGAGCTGGAATTACCAGCATCCAACAGCTCCACCATGTCCTTACACATCAATGGCATAACTAGCCtggaaaacacaaacaaaaattgcATGAAACAGTACTCAAAAATGgttaagatttatgtattttaactacatataattttacattaaaaggttagttcacccaaaaataaaaatcctgccatttactcaccctcatctcgttccaaacccgtaagactttcgttcatctttggaacagaAATGAAGataatttaatgaaatctgagagatttctgttcctccattgacagtctaccaCTCTGACAATTCAAaaggttcataaagagattgtaaaactaatccatatgaatcgagcagttcagtccaaattttcaaaaacaacagctctggctcaaacgtgctgtgtacctcattggttctcatacATCAAGCAAGcaccataactgatgtgtgcatt
This window harbors:
- the ola1 gene encoding obg-like ATPase 1 yields the protein MPPKKGGDGPKQPPLIGRFGTSLKIGIVGLPNVGKSTFFNVLTKSQAAAENFPFCTIDPNESRVPIPDERFDFLCQYHKPASKVPAFLNVVDIAGLVKGAHAGQGLGNAFLSHISACDSIFHMTRAFEDEDIIHVEGCVDPVRDIEIIHEELRMKDEEMIGPIIDKLEKTAVRGGDKKLKPEYDIMCKIKSWVVDEKKHVRYYHDWNDKEIEVLNKYLFLTSKPMIYLVNLSEKDYIRKKNKWLVKIKEWVDAHDPGALVIPFSGGFESKYQDMTDEEKQKYCEENKTQSVLTKIIKCGYAALQLEYFFTAGPDEVRAWTIRKGTKAPQAAGKIHTDFEKGFIMAEVMKFVDFKEEGSENAAKSAGKYRQQGRNYVVEDGDIIFFKFNTPNQPKKK
- the gpr155b gene encoding integral membrane protein GPR155, whose translation is MEDQYVTIHGLNITHSPLGAPAMSINKLFPALLECFGIILCGYAAGRSNIISVGQVNGLGSFLSCFALPALLFKNMVQLQFEHVVWSFLWSVLIAKVCVFLLVCVLTLLVANPESKFSKAGLYAIFATQSNDFALGYPIVDALYRSSHPEYVQYIYLVAPVSLMLLNPVGFALCEIQRWRHANDRSYSKLHVIFTVVLQVLKNPIVFMVIVGILSHFLFGGRVPVLLGEFVDGLADSFGGAALFYLGLNMVGQMGKLTRTTGVSLILLITAKLLVMPLMCKDMVELLDAGNSSSVNHSSLSDYAFLYGVFPTAPSVAIYAAQYNMELEVVTSGMVISTFLSAPIMYVLAWLLTIPWMEATSLVAELQDVSFNISIVSLIALVWTLAVMLLSKKFKRLPHMFATNLFLAQLLACVSMIVWKFVPKQGKVFGQILTFTLLYGSLYSTYMWTGLLAFALTLLGRNENLKVKPIVFIIFGWGIPFLIVGGLLMIGQRMSDNIDSAFFYGKGQIVCTVVVLGCSIILGGLSLMSLSRGAQEEQNYQALDQNPMTGTAEDVRHPQPENQNSSELDQTYTNTDVCEPMPDMIVGHLNESSVPSAGIFLSEASSSRRVQEERQIARHVLLCLLLIVSMLANLSSCLWWLFNADPGRLYLELQFFCAVANYGQGFVSFGIFGLDEHLIILPFKKRLATLCGFGQDENLESAAVPEEIRLTCTQFVRYHKDQCVQDIVRNRGGSSESLTGPVGESFL